Part of the Tolypothrix sp. PCC 7910 genome, CGCAAATTTGTCAGGAGACGATGACAACAATTCGGACGAATATGATGATGATTTTGCGGAATAAGTAATCTAAACAACAATGTAACTTCGGAAACAATCTCATTCCAGGAAATTCGCCAAACTGTTTACAGACGTGAACAAATAGCGTCTGTTTCAATGTGACTATAGCTGGGGATAGGTAATGGGTAATGGGGGATGAGGAAGCAGGAAAAAATAACAAACATTAAACACCAAAGGTTAAATGAAAAACTGGGTTGCTATATTTTGTGTCCGAGTTAACACAGTAAGTGGGAAACTCTTTAAGAAATCATTAACAGATGATATGCCGCAAGCTTTTCTGGTGTAGGGTAGACGCTTATATTAGGCAATAGTTTATACCTTAATCACTGCTGCTAGAGACTCCTAGCTATAATTTATATATAAATAAATAGCCAAATAGCCGCAAAGCTAGACAAGGTTTTACGGTGTAGAAGTATTTCCTCTGTACTATTCCTAATTACCCAATTAAGCTTTAGGGCTTTGAGAGTCAGCCTTTAAACCCTCTTGAATAACAAACTAAATATTTCCTAAGCAGGTTATGTTGACTACCCTGATATCCTTATATGAAGCCCATTGAACATAAATGTCAGAAAATGTTGACTTTGTTTACATTTCTTTAGATAATTTGAGGGTATGTAGCGTCAAAATGGAATTAGTTCCGTATAGCAAACTACAAAACCTTAGCCACAAGCCTAATCCTTGTAATGTTTGTTCCAAGTAAATATCGGGAACACTATCTACGTGTAATTTGTGAGTAAAAATCATGAGTGTGAATACGGTGCCCTCTATCAGTTACTACTCTTTAGATGTAATTCAAGATGAAGCACGCCGACTGGTGCAAAAGGGAATGGTAAGCCGACAACAGCCAATATATACACTCTGTCAATACATCCCTGCGAGAGAGTGGGTTTGCGTTGAATGTGAATTAGAAAAATGTGACTTTTTGTTACGCGATCGCATTGGCGATTTGATTGGTCGTGAAGAATGGGACAACGACTAATTAAAGTTCAATTCCAGATTTTGGATAGGGACTTGGTGTTGCGTATCCAGCCTTGACAACAAATAATTCAAGTGCCAATTTTCCGGGATAATCTCTGTTTTTAATTAATATTTCCCGATCCAGGATCTTTAATTTCCCATTAAGACAGAAGCATTAGAGTCTGATTTATACAACTTCACCAGTAGCGATCGCATCGGGAATCCGTTCTTGTTTACACCCGATATCGCCCCTGAATATAGTATGTACATTCCCTAACCGGGGCAGTTCTCCCATGAAACTGCTCCGGTAATTTTTCAGGGAAGATAGGCATTAATAAAAATTAGTTAACAAACTTTTTACGCAAATTGCTCTAAATAGTTATTAACGTCTTCAATCACGCGAGTCAGTTCCGCTTCTGTTGTTAGACGAATAGTGACATCGCGGACAGTGAGTAAGACTTTTGCCGCGAAGGGAGTAGGCCAAATATTAGGATTACAAAAAATTTCTAAAAATACCTCACCAGTGTAGCGATACTCGACAGGAGGCTGGGGAGCGACTTTACCACCCCCTGGAGTGGCTTTAGCAGCAACAGCTTTAAGACGAGCCATTAATTCATCCAACGCGGCTTTTAATTCCCGTGCAGCTTGGACAGAAAAGCTGAAAGAAACAGAACCTTCAACCAAGTTTAATGTTAGCGGAGCCGAAGACATAAGCTGTTTATTAAAAGTTATTGATATTTACTCATGGTACAGGAAGAGGGATTGGGGACTGGTGATTGGGGATGAGGGAGATGAGGGGAAATTACCAACACCAAACACCAATTACCTATTACCTATTACCAAATTGGGTGAATCATTTAGATACACTCAAAAATGAATTCTACTGGGACAGTATGAGATGAAACCTGTAGTGGCTATGACTTCAATCTATAGGGGGTAAGAAAAAAAGTGTAAAAATTATCAGTTTTTATACGGATTGGTTATGTTTTGGCACGTATATCTGGGATGGAAGGACTGAAATCTAACTCCCGGAGGTTGCATTATGAAATATGTATCTTGGAATACTCTAACTAGAACAGCTGTG contains:
- a CDS encoding DUF4327 family protein, with the translated sequence MSVNTVPSISYYSLDVIQDEARRLVQKGMVSRQQPIYTLCQYIPAREWVCVECELEKCDFLLRDRIGDLIGREEWDND